AACGAACTAGCAGCAGACGGCCAATGCCGCGCTGGCGGTAGGCCGGATGAACACCGAAGGGGCCGAAACGTTCTCCTCGTTGTTGGCAAAAGCCTACCACCTGGCCACGGTGCTTTGCTACCAGCCAGCAGATGCGCTCCTGGTCGACTCTGTCGAAATAGGCCAGTAAATGATCTCTGGCATGGCGATACCAATCCCAGCCAAACTGCTCGGCGATGAAAGGCAGAACGTCCGGTAGATCGCGGGCAGTAAGGGACTTGATCGTGATACCTTCCTCTTGCTTCAGCTGTTGTTCCAGGGCGCCAACCTCGTCCGGAATCACAAAACCAGTCAGTTTGATCCCCATGCTGGAGGCAACTTCCATCACTGAAAAGCCCAGCGAATCTCCCAGGAAGGCGTATGCAGCAGGATAGGCCTGTCTGTCAACTCCGGGCACGATGTAATTTGGAACGTACGGTGCAATGCTGATTCGCTCGCGCCTTTGGGCCGCGAAATTGCCCAGCAATTGATCGAATAGCTGGCGCCCGACTCTCTGGCGTTGGTATCTCGGGTCGACGCCAAAGGCCGTGATCCAGGCCTGATCGGGCTCCAGCCCTACGCTGAAGAAAGGGACCTGGCGGGTGATTCCCACGATGAATCCGACAATCTGTCCATTCTGCTCTGCCACCGGAAGGTTTGCCGCCAGAAAATTGGGATCGAGTAACACCTGGCGGCAAAAAAAGGCCTCGGTCACCGGGTCGAAGCGGAGGGCTTTGTTCCAGACCGTCAGGAGTTGTGCCAGGTCAGAGGCCTCGAAGGAACGGATACGCAATTGACTCACCTTCTGAAAAGAGGACGATTGCCAAGGCTTATTCTGATAGCGTCACGTGGCCACTACTGTTTCCCGACTAACAGGTTTGTTTTGAATGCGTCTCATCAACTCAGAGACGGAGTCTTCACCGTGTTGTCGCAGCAAAGATTCGACCTGCTGGCCGTCATGTCTGCGCAGGGCTGCCAGCATGGCTCTGTGCTCTTTCATGGCATTGGCGAATCGCCTGGGCGAAGAGGGGTATTGCTGCCTGAGGCGTTGCGTATAATTCCAAAGCTGGTGCAGGATCTCCTGGGCTTTTTCGTTTTGATACCAACTGCTTATCTCGGAATGAAATCTGTAATTGCAGTCGTAATAGACACCGTACTCTTGTCTGTCCAGGGCTTCTTGCATCTCTGTCAGAATGTTCTCCAGGTCTTCTAAATCTTGATCGTCAATAGTTTCAGCCGCTTTGCGACCTGCCAGCCCTTCAATAACGGACAACAATTCATAAG
The window above is part of the Chloroflexota bacterium genome. Proteins encoded here:
- a CDS encoding GNAT family N-acetyltransferase yields the protein MRIRSFEASDLAQLLTVWNKALRFDPVTEAFFCRQVLLDPNFLAANLPVAEQNGQIVGFIVGITRQVPFFSVGLEPDQAWITAFGVDPRYQRQRVGRQLFDQLLGNFAAQRRERISIAPYVPNYIVPGVDRQAYPAAYAFLGDSLGFSVMEVASSMGIKLTGFVIPDEVGALEQQLKQEEGITIKSLTARDLPDVLPFIAEQFGWDWYRHARDHLLAYFDRVDQERICWLVAKHRGQVVGFCQQRGERFGPFGVHPAYRQRGIGRLLLVRCLNQMRRQGVFFSYFLWAPTGAARLYARVGFEPLREFTIFEKVLS
- a CDS encoding GntR family transcriptional regulator, translating into MITKKINSKKIGSLGTQPRTSELVLNKLRDAIIDGTLVPNEQLKTTDLAEEMGVSRTPVREALFRLEDEGLVVTQPYRGAIVAPMSVEGVLGAYELLSVIEGLAGRKAAETIDDQDLEDLENILTEMQEALDRQEYGVYYDCNYRFHSEISSWYQNEKAQEILHQLWNYTQRLRQQYPSSPRRFANAMKEHRAMLAALRRHDGQQVESLLRQHGEDSVSELMRRIQNKPVSRETVVAT